The Gemmatimonadota bacterium genome segment TTTGCCTGCTGCCGCTCCGATGGCGGTGCCATACGCGACTGTGCATTATCCAGATAATACAACATCGCGGGATGCTTTGCCGTCGCACCCAAAATCACGCGGAACTTGCCCAACACATTGGGGCGAATCGCATCGCGCTCATAGGAAAGCGTACGACTGCGCGCCCCACCATCGCGCGTGGTTACATTAAAGTGATTAAACCAGAAATCCGTCATCACCTCAGTGAGCTGATTCTCGCTATACACAGCCCGCATCAGCTTCTGACCCTTCAATTCCTGATTGGAAAGCATACCATAAGGACGCAACCCGTGCTCCTTGCGGTACGCGTTTATCTTTTCATTCATCTCTTTGCGAGGCGTCTTCGCGGGATCAATCAACCCCGCTTTCGCCACCATTCTGCGAATCCGTCCATTATTCACATAAACTGCGGCCATCTCTTCCTGGGTCATCTTCAGCGCGGGAAATGCTTCCAACCGCTTCTCCAACGCCGCATCTGGCAAATTGCCCTTCAACTGCTGAGCCAGCCACTTCTCTGGACCCATCTTCGCTACTTTTTCCACTTCACCTGGGCGCGCACCAAAGGCAAAACGCTCTAAGAGATACGCTGCGGCCTGCTCCTTACTCAGCCCCTCTGCCTTGTAGGGCAGTTTCAACCCGGCCTCCGCCGGAGCTACCGCAAGCAGCGCACCACAACATAGAACAGCGAGTGCAAAACGCAATATCATTGCAGACCTCCTCGAAAAATTCCCCAAAGGGAATGATATCGTTTGAATATTTTCAAATAAAATATATCACAATGCCTAATGGTGCAATACATTTTACATTTTTTTACATTTTTAGAACAAATCTGCCGGAACGGGCCTGACAATAATCGAGTCAACCCCAAAACCTTCCAACTGCTGGGGATTCAAAGGGGCTTGCTTATACTGCAGGACATAAGACGCGCCGCCCTGTATCAGATTCACCGTCAAAATATCGCCCTCTTTGCTGAAATCCACATCGGACGCCGTCACATAAGTCAGATTCACGCCATCTGGCGCACCGCCCCGCAAATTGCCATTGAGCACGGGCACGCCATTTTGAATCACATATCCCGCACGCCTGTTGAAAAACCGGGCTTCATCGGCATGCGTGGAAAACTCGACCGGCCTGGCAAACGTGATTTCCACCAAACCCTGTTCTATAACCGGGCCATTCTCGATCAGGGGATCCTCCAAACCGGCGGCTGGCACATGGCCAGATGGCGCGCGGTGGCGAGGACTGCGCCGCTCCAGAATGGGTATCCACTTGATGTCCAGTGAAGCCGGAATACTCGGAAATGGGTCTTCGGGATCCATCCACGTGCCATTGAGATGAGAATCTTGCAAATACCATGTGCCGGAATACGGCATATCATGGGTATCCAGTTCTGCAACCACATCAGCCGGGGGAGCATAAGTGGAATAGCGTATGCCCTGACCGTCCTCTATCCACATAATCATCTGATGAGGACGAGGGTCTTCATAGGGCCACGGACTATTAAAATAAATAGCTGTTCGGAGATTGCGGTTTTCAAACGAGCGGTTGTCTGGGCTCTGAGCATTTGGAATACTGATGCGAACGCGCCCATTACCCAGCACCCTCACACGGCTATCTTCCTCGGCGCCGGGCAGCACGCCTATCAGGGTATTGGGCTGGTTCAATGCATCAGCCGAACGCACCGGAAATGGGCTTGTATAATTACCCAAACGATTGGACAATTCACCGAACATCGGCAACCTGGGACCGATCAGCCAAATATAAAATGCACCGAGTGCCAGTCTATTACGCTCGTGGTTATTGTGATTATATTCAATACGAAGTTGATCGCGCGTGGCATTTACTGAACGCATATAATGCCGCACGGTTTTTTCATACGTCACCGACGCCAGCGGCGGAGCGGTAAGCGGTGGATTGTAAACAAATACCACCGTGCCATAATCCGATGCCGCCGCCGTAAAAATAATATGCCTGGGCGTACCCTGAGGCGGATCGGCGACGTTGATGGCACTTCCTCCACTCGTCCCGGAAATCAGCCGATAGCTACCGCGCCACTCCTCGGCAGGCTCAGTCGGAACATCGCGAGTACATCCCGCTGTACCCAACACACCAATTAGACAAAACAATAAAAACTTACGCATTTTGTGATTCCTCCTATCAGCAGGTAGGTGGGACGGCACAGGGGCCGTCCCCTATGCCTTAGAACGTTCCCGAAAGCGTCAAACGCAGCGGTCGCTCTTTAATTGCACCGCCGATATCGCTATACGAAACATCCACACTGATCTTGCGCTCTTCGGTTACATTGAGATTTACACCCGCCCCCACGCTCCAGCTCTCTACATCGTACTTGAACTTATAACCGGCGCGGAGTGCCAGCAGATTTTGTATCCACAACTCGCCGCCAATATGATCGCGCTCTCCGTAATCGCGGAAGAACACGTGCTCATAAGCACCCGTCAGATAAAGCGGGTCGCCCTGCTTGCCGATCAATTCCATTGCGACGGCCAGATTGTAGAAAAACGGCAGGCGATAATCCTCGGTCAGCACTTCCTTATTGCCGCCCAGGTTGCTGATGGTCATGCCCACGCGCAGACTCTTGAAACCCGTGTAAAAAATCGTACCGATATCAAAAGTCGTGGAACTCACATTGATAATGTGAAGCTGTGATCGCACATAGCGCAGGCGAAAACCCATCGAAAATTTATCGGTCAGTTGCTTGGCAAAAGACGCCGCAACTGAAAAATCACCCAGCTTGATATTTCGCCCCGTCCCATCGGGTTGCATGGGCGTGGTCTCTTCCACATCGGGATAGGTAAACGTGCGAAAGGCGACACCCACAACGCCTATGGGAATGCGATAGGCAAAACCCCCAGCCCCCATTTTGGTGCCCACAAGCCACTCGTTATAAGATGCCAGATATGCCATATTGTCGATATGCACCAGCCCTGCTGCATTCTGGAATATCGAGTGAATATCTCGCGATGTGCCCACATTGGCATCGGCCATGCCAGCCAGGCGCGCAGAGGCAGACAGCTTCAAAAGCGCGAACCCACTGCGCGCAATGCGGTTGCCCTTATCGCCTTCCGAGCGAAAATGCCCTTCCGCAGCTACGGGTTCCAGATCATCAAAGCCTGCCACATCCTGAGCCAGGGCACTTTGAGGGCTGAGAAAAAGCGCGATAGCTGCTATCCAGATCATACGTTTCATAATTTGCTCCTCAATAATGACCAGTGATCAATTGACAATCACAAACAGACCCTTCTGGATCTGACCCTCACTCAAGGGATGGTGCGACTCAATCGCCCAGATATACGTACCGGCATTGAGACGACCGCGCGTATTGGCATTCAAGCCCACCGTGTGCGTATCCCACTCAATCTCGCCG includes the following:
- a CDS encoding PorV/PorQ family protein — its product is MKRMIWIAAIALFLSPQSALAQDVAGFDDLEPVAAEGHFRSEGDKGNRIARSGFALLKLSASARLAGMADANVGTSRDIHSIFQNAAGLVHIDNMAYLASYNEWLVGTKMGAGGFAYRIPIGVVGVAFRTFTYPDVEETTPMQPDGTGRNIKLGDFSVAASFAKQLTDKFSMGFRLRYVRSQLHIINVSSTTFDIGTIFYTGFKSLRVGMTISNLGGNKEVLTEDYRLPFFYNLAVAMELIGKQGDPLYLTGAYEHVFFRDYGERDHIGGELWIQNLLALRAGYKFKYDVESWSVGAGVNLNVTEERKISVDVSYSDIGGAIKERPLRLTLSGTF